One stretch of Numenius arquata chromosome 8, bNumArq3.hap1.1, whole genome shotgun sequence DNA includes these proteins:
- the PTPDC1 gene encoding protein tyrosine phosphatase domain-containing protein 1 isoform X2 yields MAAGVLLQNELPYSSLLESSLYLANMSSGSSRRPTAKYTKVGERLRHVIPGHMQCSMACGGRACKYENPARWSDQEQAIKGLYSSWITDNILAMARPSTELIEKYNIIEQFERRGIKTIINLQRPGEHASCGNPLEQESGFTYLPEAFMEAGIYFYNFGWKDYGVASLTTILDMVKVMAFALQEGRVAVHCHAGLGRTGVLIACYLVFATRMSADQAILFVRAKRPNSIQTRGQLLCIREFTQFLVPLRNVFACCEPKAHTVTLSQYLTRQRHLLHGYESRHLKHVPKLIHLVCKLLLDLAENRQVIEAELLDIPDLSAEIEKTVSQLVSTQLDRELARQDSDTSNSSHTHSSAFDTQDSLFSLGHECDPLWKRRNVECLQPLTHLKRRLSYSDSDLRRTEFLLEQGETAWTVPAQILLCSSLKQNSSEESSATGNQKPQLDLNKEALVRNTCMFWSQGKFNLDGRKDGSSLYHRRNSTKEVQRSRTFSSGLASIHNAREPGTPRHNFTNEVGHRKDRKTNMYSRRVYVSEESDSSSSSKVNFSIGYESQGSKDVSEAIPHIVLQSELSLEARRVLAAKALADINEFLGEDEVKQKVEMWQKELNSRDGAWDKICTERDPFILCSLMWSWIEQLKEPVISKDDIDMLAKNGTESQDALYLLRKEQCQTILCILHCVVNLHALPADVEEALLARAIKAFTKTSFDSENGPYVYNTLKKVFKQTLEEKRKKLKEGTENSS; encoded by the exons ATGGCTGCAGGAGTTCTGCTGCAAAATGAACTACCCTATTCTTCGTTGCTAGAGAGCAGTCTGTATCTTGCAAATATGAGTTCAG gAAGTTCGAGGCGTCCGACAGCAAAATACACCAAAGTCGGGGAGCGCCTTCGTCATGTCATTCCTGGTCACATGCAGTGCTCGATGGCATGTGGTGGACGTGCCTGCAAGTATGAAAACCCGGCTCGATGGAGTGACCAGGAGCAAGCCATTAAAGGGCTCTACTCTTCTTG GATAACAGATAACATACTGGCAATGGCTCGACCCTCAACAGAATTAATTGAAAAGTACAACATTATTGAACAGTTTGAAAG ACGTGGCATAAAAACCATAATTAACCTTCAGCGTCCTGGGGAGCACGCGAGCTGTGGGAATCCGCTGGAACAAGAAAGCGGCTTCACCTACCTTCCTGAAGCTTTCATGGAGGCTGGAA tttatttttataattttggaTGGAAGGATTATGGAGTGGCGTCTCTCACTACTATACTTGATATGGTGAAAGTGATGGCCTTTGCCTTGCAGGAAGGGAGGGTGGCTGTTCATTGTCACGCAGGGCTCGGTCGGACGG GTGTTCTAATAGCTTGCTACTTAGTTTTTGCAACAAGAATGAGTGCTGACCAAGCCATTCTTTTTGTCAGAGCGAAACGGCCTAATTCTATTCAGACCAGAGGGCAGTTGTTATGCATCAGAGAATTCACTCAGTTCTTGGTTCCTCTGAGAAACGTATTTGCCTGCTGCGAGCCCAAGGCTCACACAGTGACGCTGTCCCAATACCTGACCCGCCAGAGGCATCTGCTCCATGGATATGAGAGCAGGCATCTCAAACACGTGCCAAAGCTCATTCACCTGGTTTGCAAACTGTTGCTCGACTTGGCTGAAAACAGACAAGTGATTGAAGCGGAACTGTTAGATATACCAGATCTCTCAGCTGAAATCGAAAAGACTGTTTCTCAGCTGGTGTCCACCCAGCTGGACAGGGAACTGGCCAGGCAGGACAGCGATACCTCCAATTCCTCCCACACCCACTCCTCCGCTTTTGACACCCaggattctcttttctccctGGGACACGAATGCGACCCTCTTTGGAAAAGAAGGAACGTTGAATGCCTTCAGCCTCTTACTCATCTGAAAAGGCGTCTAAGCTACAGTGATTCAGATTTAAGGAGAACTGAGTTTCTTCTAGAACAAGGAGAAACCGCGTGGACGGTACCTGCTCAGATATTACTGTGCAGCAGCCTCAAGCAGAACAGTAGTGAGGAAAGTTCTGCCACAGGCAACCAAAAGCCCCAGTTGGATTTAAACAAAGAAGCATTAGTGCGGAATACGTGTATGTTCTGGAGTCAAGGTAAATTTAATTTGGATGGACGGAAAGATGGATCCTCGCTTTATCACAGAAGGAACTCTACCAAAGAAGTCCAACGCAGCAGAACCTTTTCTTCAGGTCTAGCATCTATCCACAATGCCAGGGAGCCTGGAACGCCGAGGCATAATTTTACCAATGAGGTTGGTCACAGAAAAGACCGCAAGACTAATATGTATAGCAGAAGAGTCTACGTCTCCGAGGAGTCcgattcttcttcctcttctaaaGTGAACTTTTCCATTGGATACGAAAGCCAAGGTAGCAAAGATGTGTCAGAGGCGATTCCACACATTGTTCTGCAGTCAGAACTAAGCCTGGAAGCCCGAAGAGTTTTGGCAGCGAAAGCACTTGCAGATATAAATGAATTTCTGGGTGAGGATGAAGTGAAGCAGAAGGTGGAAATGTGGCAG aaagaactgAATTCTCGAGATGGAGCTTGGGATAAAATCTGCACCGAGAGAGATCCTTTTATCCTCTGTAGCTTGATGTGGTCCTGGATAGAGCAGCTGAAAGAACCTGTTATATCCAAAGATGACATTGACATGCTGGCAAAAAAtggcacagaatcacaggatgcaCTTTATTTACTGAGAAAG GAGCAGTGTCAGACCATCCTTTGTATTTTACACTGTGTGGTGAACTTGCACGCGCTGCCAGCTGATGTGGAGGAGGCCTTACTCGCTCGTGCTATTAAAGCTTTCACTAAG ACAAGCTTCGATTCTGAAAATGGACCGTATGTTTACAATACcttgaaaaaagtatttaaacaaacactagaagaaaaaagaaaaaagcttaaggAAGGAACAGAGAACTCCTCTTGA
- the PTPDC1 gene encoding protein tyrosine phosphatase domain-containing protein 1 isoform X1, translating to MQGSPQRRSAVSIFSNFFQGRRHSSSDPLLRVIQRRRSSVVELLSSSTHRVMVAISSLSPEELDATFPEKKRSSRRPTAKYTKVGERLRHVIPGHMQCSMACGGRACKYENPARWSDQEQAIKGLYSSWITDNILAMARPSTELIEKYNIIEQFERRGIKTIINLQRPGEHASCGNPLEQESGFTYLPEAFMEAGIYFYNFGWKDYGVASLTTILDMVKVMAFALQEGRVAVHCHAGLGRTGVLIACYLVFATRMSADQAILFVRAKRPNSIQTRGQLLCIREFTQFLVPLRNVFACCEPKAHTVTLSQYLTRQRHLLHGYESRHLKHVPKLIHLVCKLLLDLAENRQVIEAELLDIPDLSAEIEKTVSQLVSTQLDRELARQDSDTSNSSHTHSSAFDTQDSLFSLGHECDPLWKRRNVECLQPLTHLKRRLSYSDSDLRRTEFLLEQGETAWTVPAQILLCSSLKQNSSEESSATGNQKPQLDLNKEALVRNTCMFWSQGKFNLDGRKDGSSLYHRRNSTKEVQRSRTFSSGLASIHNAREPGTPRHNFTNEVGHRKDRKTNMYSRRVYVSEESDSSSSSKVNFSIGYESQGSKDVSEAIPHIVLQSELSLEARRVLAAKALADINEFLGEDEVKQKVEMWQKELNSRDGAWDKICTERDPFILCSLMWSWIEQLKEPVISKDDIDMLAKNGTESQDALYLLRKEQCQTILCILHCVVNLHALPADVEEALLARAIKAFTKTSFDSENGPYVYNTLKKVFKQTLEEKRKKLKEGTENSS from the exons ATGCAGGGCTCACCCCAAAGGCGTTCGGCAGTGAGTATTTTTAGCAATTTTTTCCAGGGTCGGAGGCATTCTTCCTCCGATCCCCTTCTTCGAGTGATCCAGAGGCGCCGGAGCTCAGTTGTAGAGCTACTCTCCTCATCGACTCACCGGGTTATGGTGGCGATATCGTCTCTGagccccgaggagctggatgcaACTTTCCccgaaaaaaaaa gAAGTTCGAGGCGTCCGACAGCAAAATACACCAAAGTCGGGGAGCGCCTTCGTCATGTCATTCCTGGTCACATGCAGTGCTCGATGGCATGTGGTGGACGTGCCTGCAAGTATGAAAACCCGGCTCGATGGAGTGACCAGGAGCAAGCCATTAAAGGGCTCTACTCTTCTTG GATAACAGATAACATACTGGCAATGGCTCGACCCTCAACAGAATTAATTGAAAAGTACAACATTATTGAACAGTTTGAAAG ACGTGGCATAAAAACCATAATTAACCTTCAGCGTCCTGGGGAGCACGCGAGCTGTGGGAATCCGCTGGAACAAGAAAGCGGCTTCACCTACCTTCCTGAAGCTTTCATGGAGGCTGGAA tttatttttataattttggaTGGAAGGATTATGGAGTGGCGTCTCTCACTACTATACTTGATATGGTGAAAGTGATGGCCTTTGCCTTGCAGGAAGGGAGGGTGGCTGTTCATTGTCACGCAGGGCTCGGTCGGACGG GTGTTCTAATAGCTTGCTACTTAGTTTTTGCAACAAGAATGAGTGCTGACCAAGCCATTCTTTTTGTCAGAGCGAAACGGCCTAATTCTATTCAGACCAGAGGGCAGTTGTTATGCATCAGAGAATTCACTCAGTTCTTGGTTCCTCTGAGAAACGTATTTGCCTGCTGCGAGCCCAAGGCTCACACAGTGACGCTGTCCCAATACCTGACCCGCCAGAGGCATCTGCTCCATGGATATGAGAGCAGGCATCTCAAACACGTGCCAAAGCTCATTCACCTGGTTTGCAAACTGTTGCTCGACTTGGCTGAAAACAGACAAGTGATTGAAGCGGAACTGTTAGATATACCAGATCTCTCAGCTGAAATCGAAAAGACTGTTTCTCAGCTGGTGTCCACCCAGCTGGACAGGGAACTGGCCAGGCAGGACAGCGATACCTCCAATTCCTCCCACACCCACTCCTCCGCTTTTGACACCCaggattctcttttctccctGGGACACGAATGCGACCCTCTTTGGAAAAGAAGGAACGTTGAATGCCTTCAGCCTCTTACTCATCTGAAAAGGCGTCTAAGCTACAGTGATTCAGATTTAAGGAGAACTGAGTTTCTTCTAGAACAAGGAGAAACCGCGTGGACGGTACCTGCTCAGATATTACTGTGCAGCAGCCTCAAGCAGAACAGTAGTGAGGAAAGTTCTGCCACAGGCAACCAAAAGCCCCAGTTGGATTTAAACAAAGAAGCATTAGTGCGGAATACGTGTATGTTCTGGAGTCAAGGTAAATTTAATTTGGATGGACGGAAAGATGGATCCTCGCTTTATCACAGAAGGAACTCTACCAAAGAAGTCCAACGCAGCAGAACCTTTTCTTCAGGTCTAGCATCTATCCACAATGCCAGGGAGCCTGGAACGCCGAGGCATAATTTTACCAATGAGGTTGGTCACAGAAAAGACCGCAAGACTAATATGTATAGCAGAAGAGTCTACGTCTCCGAGGAGTCcgattcttcttcctcttctaaaGTGAACTTTTCCATTGGATACGAAAGCCAAGGTAGCAAAGATGTGTCAGAGGCGATTCCACACATTGTTCTGCAGTCAGAACTAAGCCTGGAAGCCCGAAGAGTTTTGGCAGCGAAAGCACTTGCAGATATAAATGAATTTCTGGGTGAGGATGAAGTGAAGCAGAAGGTGGAAATGTGGCAG aaagaactgAATTCTCGAGATGGAGCTTGGGATAAAATCTGCACCGAGAGAGATCCTTTTATCCTCTGTAGCTTGATGTGGTCCTGGATAGAGCAGCTGAAAGAACCTGTTATATCCAAAGATGACATTGACATGCTGGCAAAAAAtggcacagaatcacaggatgcaCTTTATTTACTGAGAAAG GAGCAGTGTCAGACCATCCTTTGTATTTTACACTGTGTGGTGAACTTGCACGCGCTGCCAGCTGATGTGGAGGAGGCCTTACTCGCTCGTGCTATTAAAGCTTTCACTAAG ACAAGCTTCGATTCTGAAAATGGACCGTATGTTTACAATACcttgaaaaaagtatttaaacaaacactagaagaaaaaagaaaaaagcttaaggAAGGAACAGAGAACTCCTCTTGA